A segment of the Delphinus delphis chromosome 20, mDelDel1.2, whole genome shotgun sequence genome:
TGGATGCCTCCAGGGCCAGCAGGTGTACACTGCAGGGGGCCAGGACCCCAGCCTTGCAGGCATGGCCACCGCTAGGCTGACCCAGggcccaccaccctcccccatccctccaggAGGCCTCCAGGGATAGGACCGGAAGGGCAGCTGCCCCGTCCTCCAAACAGCTTTCACTCCCTGCAGGAGCCCCCAGTGCTGGCTGGCCGGAACAGCTCCCCTGACCCAGTGGTCGTCCCTTATGCTCCTGAGGCAGGTTCCACCCCAGTTTGGTGGGAGGGCCTCACTGAGCCCTGCCCATGTTTTCCCAGGTTGGGACCGGGTGCAGGCCAGCACAACCCCCGTGGTGGCGCTGCCCTGGTGGGTGGGGTGCTgtcagcagagggaggaggggtgcAGCACTTACCTGTGGCCAGTTCACTTAAGGGGGCAAGGCCAGGGCAGGCGGTGGAGTGGGGCCCACTCCGGTGGGTTTTTGGCAAGCCTGTGGAGAGCTTGAGTTTCCCATCTATAAGATGGAGGTGACAGCACTGTTGTATGGGTCACAGTCATGATAAGGGTGGGGGCCCCTCCTAGTCAGGAATGTTCAGAAAAACATGATCCTGACTTGGTGACCAGCCAGCAGTGGGGAGCCAATGGCACGTGCCAGTGCCCTGCTTGCCCCCTGCGACCTGACCGGGGGTTCACGAGACCAACTCTTCCAGACGATGCTTGTGTAAAAAGgttattttaataagtaaaaatgcCTAAGCTTCCAAAAGTTCTTAAATAGGATTTCAGAGGGAGGAAAATGTCAAGAGGCCAGTGGGCAAGGCGATAGCCTGGTGCCAGGCACATGAGGGGGAGCAGCAAGATCCCCACCCACTGGCCTCCTGCCGGCCATAAATACAGCCCGGCCCGCGGCGGCGAGGGCCGTGCTCCTGTGTACACCTAGGAACACTATACACACGCCCAGTGAGACACTCTCCTCCCTGGGAGCCAGGGAAGAGTGGCGCAGGGCCGCCCACCAACCGCCCAGTTCCCAGCGTTCCTGTGCCTTCTGGGGGCTCCTTAGCCCACCCACTAGGGAGGGGccctgcagggtggggagggctgggccaGCCCATGCCACCTGCACCCAGAGCCACAGCCGAGACACCCTTTCCTTCTGAGCATGTTTCTTATCTCTGAGGGGAGACGGGCGAACGAGGAGCCTccactctggcctctgccttgTGGGCTCCAGGCGCTGCAGCAGGAACAGGCCAGGCAGGCATCAGGACCCAGTCCCTCGTCCGGCAGAGTGGGCATGTCCATCACACAGGCAACGGCCTCGACTTCCCTGCAGGAGGGGGAGGGTTCGTCAGCACCAGGACTGTCAGCCTCTGTCCCAGAGCAGGAGGGAGCTGCAGAAGCACACAGGCAGCAGGCAGCGGACCCCAGACCCCGCCCTGAGCAGCCAGCTTCCCGGCACAGCCCTGCAACCCGAGGCGGCCAGGCGGCTGGGCGGGCAGCCCTGGGCTGCGGGCCCGACACTCACCTGGAGACTTTGCAGCCCCAGCCGTCAGGCTGAAATCAAAGCAACAGGTATCTCACCGGTGGGCCCGCCTTGGGCCAGGACCCCCCGGGACCCTGCTGCCCCCCTCTCCCTTTAGACTCAAACACTCACCAGGCCCTTCTGTGAGTGGGCCAAGCTGGAGGCTGGAGCCCCGTATTCTAGTCCTGTGGCCTGGCTCACTCCTCATCTGGGACAGGTGAGCCTTGTCCTTTCTACCCCCCGGGAGCCAAGGCCTGCCTTGGACGGTGTATGGTGCATGAGCCCAACCAGCCCAGCCTCAGAGGATTGTGTCCTGGGCCTTATGTCAGCAGCCCTGCTAGGAGCCCGGAGGGCTGGACCCAGCACTGTCTGCCCTGGCTACTTCCCAGGGCCAGGGAAGGTTGTGAAACAGGTTCTGGAGAAgttttataaacttaaaaaaaaaaaaggaaagaaaagaaaaagcccattCAGATAAGGAAAGCCTGGCCCATTCCCTAAAGACTCACCCGAGGGCTGCAGCTTCCTCCTGATGGACCCTGGGCGGCTAGTGGTCCCAGAGCCAGGGGCCGAGTGGGCTCGCGCTGAGGGCTGTGGCGTCTGGCAAGCTGGCTCCCACTGTGGGCAGAGAAGGGCAGGTGGGCGGGGCCTGCTGCCCTGGGTCTGCCCCCTACCCCACACGtttcccctccccagccacctGAAACCAgttcctcatctgcaagatggACATGATGATGGTACAATAACCATGGGGGGGGGAGGGTGTGAGACATCATACGTAAAGAAGTGAACTAGTTACTACTGAGCGCCTGTGTGCCAGCCTGCACCCGCCGCCGTCCCACCTCCCACCAGCTGATGACCCCCACAGGTACCTCTGAGGCGGAGAAAGAACACCTGGACTAAAGAGGCTACTGGGTTTGGGTTCAAGTTCTGGCTCCACCCCCTCTGGTATCTTCCCCTCCTCCACCATTCCACACTGTCCTCCCCTCCAAaccctccctcctgcccatgACCGGGATGTCTATGACCCAGTACTGGCCTGAGGCAGGCCTGTGGTGGTCCCCGTACCTCTAGATGCTCCTGGCTGGACCAGGACACGAGCTCTGCCCTGCGGGACCCGGGGCCTAGCTCCACGGAGCGCACCCTCTCAGCAAACTTGAGGGAATAGAGCGTCTCACTGGTGTTCTTCTCCACGGGGGACACCTGGGGGACAAGAGAGCTCACTCCCCACCCAGCTGGCCGGCTGCCCTCGCAGAACTGGAAGAGCACCAAAGGGAGCCCACAACCAGGGGACTCTAGAAGGTTCCCTGGACAAGACTGAGAGGGAGGGGAGCAGGAGGGCAACCAAGGTGGCAGAAACGGAGGAACTTGCCAGGCACACGGTGCACGTGGCCAGGTCTGTGGGGAGGCTGCAGGAGATTGGAGCCACGTGTCACTGACTTCGGAGCCGCTGATGACCGGAGGCTCTTCCCTGCACAGCCTGGGAGGGTACCTGGGCCGCCGGGGAAGGTGGGGGGTCCCTGTTCTTGGAGCTGGTTAAGCCCCTACACGCTAATGGTCATGCCATCCGACCCGCCTGGGGCCCTCACCTGCACCACCATGAGGGTCTTGCTGTCCCCGCTGAGCGAGTCCTGCAGCAGGTAGGTGAGCTTGGAGTTGCGGAAGGGCACGTGGCCCTGGCGGGAACGCAGGGCAGCAATGACGTCCCCCAGGGCCGACAGCGACTTGTTGATGTGCTGTGCCTCCCGCAGGCGGCTGCCCTCAGCCCCCGACTTGCCCACGCGCTCTGAGCCGGCCAAGTCCACCAGGTTCAGCTTCCCTGCGGAGAGGGTGCTGGGCAGGTCAAGGCTGCCCTGGGAAAggccgggggggcgggggggggacgGGGGTGGCTCAGGCCAGGTGGCTGGGGCCCTCACTCACCCGTGGTGCGGAGACCGGTGCTGCCGTCCACGCCGTGCACTGTCACAATAAGCAGGGCATGCGAGCGCGAGCTGTGCTCGTTCAGGTTGGTGAACTCCGTGGTGCGGTTGGTGTGGCCGAACTCGAACACCTGGGGCCCGGGGAGGGCAGGGTGAGGCACAGGGTTTGGAGTGGGGTCCCCGAGTATCCCTGTGAGGGGGCGGCACCCTTTGCCTCGTCCaagggaggaaacaggctcagagcgGCCTGGGGACCTGGCAGAACCTGCATCCGACCCCCATCCTGTACTCCGGGGCAGCTCTGCTGTGGGCAGGGTCTCCCCAGCCtttccccacccccggcccccacAGCCCCACACCTTGTTGATGTCCTCCACGCTCTGCACCTGGAACTCCGTCAGCCCTGGCACGTACAGCTGCCCGCTGCCGTCAGGACACAGGCGGATCTCCAGTTTCTCCTGGGGCTCCTGCCCCAGCAGGTCCCTGAGAGCAGGAAGGACGGTCACTCCCTCCTCGCAGTCTGCCCTCTGCTTGCACTgcacccacccccagcctggaACGTTCCCCCAGCCATCACACTtctggaagccttcctggaccaTGGGGCTCTGCGCTCAGTCTGCTGAAGGGCAGAGATGGAACGTTCCCCCAAAGTCCTGGGGTGCTGCTACTCCTGCCCCCACAATGCACTGAGCCCCTGTGGGCAGGTCCTCCCAAGACCCCACTCACTCTTCACCACCTGGTGCAGCCTGCAGGTAGGGTGAGGACACTTCAAGGGGAAAAGGAGTACCTTTGGGTATCCCAGGTGGGCTCAGacagccctcctcctcctgcctgctAGCGCGGGAGAGGGGCCTGGGACCAGTGAATCCCCTGGGCTGAGTCAGGACATACATTCAGCTCCCACCTAAGGGCTCCCACCTGAGGGGCTCCCACTCGAGGGCCTTCTGCCTGAGGGCTCCTCACCTGAGGACCTCGTTGTAGATCTCGGCCGCGCTGACGGTGATGGTGTACTCCCAGTCAGACGCCTTCTCCTGCACCTCGGAGAAGAGCAGCTGCAGGGCCCGCTGGTTGATGCCTGGGTTCTCGAGGGTCCCCTGCAGGCAAAATCAAGGCCCCGGTGAGCCAGGTCTCCCCCCACCACGTGGGCTGGCCCGTGCAGATGCTCACATGGTATCTGTGGTCCCCACCTGCTCTGGCTACCCCTCACAGGCCAGCCTCCCTGACTGAAGCTCCCCACCTGCGTGCCGGTCTGCCCCCAAAAACGCCCTCCACCAGCTACAAGCAACTTCacctccttgggcctcagtttccccgcctTTAAAACGGCCCCACCCTGCCAGGATTGGGCCTGCACACAGGGGCTGCTGATGGATACCTGGCCGTGGTGGGCCACCTGGGAGGGGGCACCGGGAATGTACGATTGTATGACACGTATGAATGTATGACAATGAGGGGCTCATTGTCAGGTAGGCCGTGAGCCAGGCTCTGTGGGTGATGCAGGGGAGGCACAGGCAGAGCTGGCAAGTGAACTGGGGCCGGATGGGCTGGCCGGCCTTTCTAGCAAGAAATCTGGAGTCCTCACCTGGGCCTCCCTTATCATGGCACCTCCCACCCTCACTTCACTTCTGCCACCGGGGCCTCCTTGCCGGGCCTCAGTATCCTCCCCAGCACGCTCCGGACTCGTGGTCCCAGCCCTGCTGTTCCCTCCGCCCAGAGTGCTCTTCCCCATTCTCCTCTCCGTGACTGGCTTAGGTGTCTGCACcagtcacctcctcagggaggctTCCTCTCCCTCCAAATGCCCGATCCCTCCCTCACTGTTGGTTCCTCATACCTGGCCGAAGTTTCCTCCCTAGCACCTGACAGGACACATCCTGATTTGCCGTGTGCACTGCTGTCTCCCCACTGGTGGGCTGGCTCCGTGGGGTCAGGCACCCTGGCCACGGCTGTGCCCCAGGCACggtgcctgatgcacagtgggGCTCAGCGGGGATGTGTTGGAGGATGGAGGCCCCTGGTGGTCAACTCTGAGCACCCAAGACAGAGCTGGGAGCCTAGAAGGTGCTGCACGCACCCCTTGCCCTTCACCTCCCCATCTCGCTTGGCCTGCCCCCAACTAACCAGTCTTGCCAATCCCAAAACCGAGGGAAAAGAAGGTCCAGATTGGGGGAGAAAGGGCCACCATGACAGCCTTCCCAAAGGTGCCTAACAGCCTGGGCCAGCAGGGCCCTCTGGCGCCCATTGTTGGGACAGCAGGAGACCCGCCCCCCTCCCCTACCTGGAGAATCCCACAATACCCCCCTTAAGAGCCAGGGAAATGGCTCCATTTTTATCTACAGTCAAGTTTCTTCCTCCTCTCAACCCCCCCACTCCCAGCCACATCCCATAGAGGGGGGCACGGCACAGGCAGGGAGATGAGGCCCTGGGAGCTGCAGCTAAGAGCTGGacacccaggacttccctggtggtgcagtggctgactccacgctcccagtgcagggagcccgggttcgatccctggtcagggaaatagatcccacacgCACATCACAACTTTTTCACGCGCCACAATTAAGGAgccggcgagccgcaactaaggagcacacgtgccacgactaaggagcccacctgctgcaactaagacctgacaggaccaaataaataaatattaaaaaaagagctaGGCGCCTCACAGCAAGTCTGGCCAGTCTCTTCACTGGCCAGTCTCTCCCACTGCCCGGGTATCTCCTTGAGGGCCAAGATCCCCCCCTCATTCATCCTGACACTCCCAGGGCCCAGCATGGCAGCCCTACGACAGAAGCCCAATAAATGTGTGTGGGTGAAATGAAAGCCAATCCTGAGAGACGTCACAGCAatctcccctggaccctgggcCCAGGCCGAGACCCGTCCGAGGCCAGAGGCTGTCGTCAgcacaccctcccctcccccatacctACCGGGACCATGCAGGTGTGCTTGGGCAAGGCGCCCCCTCCGCAGgcctggtgcctcggggctaacATGGATAACTATGGGCTCTGCTCCAAGGTGGTTATGAAGACCAAGTGAGGCAGAACACACCCCACGCAGAACCTCGACACCAATGAGGGGAGCCCCCACCAATGGCAGCAAGGGGTTGGGGTTCACTCTGGATCCCCGCCCCATCCAGCAGGTACCCACCTCCATCGTGTATGTCTTGCCAGCACCCGTCTGGCCATAGGCGAAGATGCAGACGTTGAAGCCGTCGATGCAGGAGGTGATCAGGGCCTGTACCTCCTGGAACACCTGCAGAGGGGACGTGGGATGGAGGGTGGGTCCAGGGGCCCCCACCAGCCCCCTCCCCGACTGCTCCCCTCCCCTAATACGGCACCTGTCATCATGGGCAACCAGCTCACTGTGGAGGAATCTGTGACTAATAAGTCACTTACACTAGGCGTTAGTGGGCAGCCTCATTGCTGAAAGACTGAAGGGAAGTCAGGGCAGTAATTACTGCCCACCAGCACCTGAGGAAGGGGCCGCCCAGCGCAGGAACTCAGGAGCCCTCCCCCAGCTTCTCCCCCTCTCAAGGTGGGTCAGCAAACGAAGGCCGAGAAAGCATGTGCCTGGCACCTCCACGGGCCGGCTGGCCGGCCTGCCTGCCAGCCAGCAACAAAGGACGGGGGCAAAGATAAAGCCCAGCATGGGGACCGGAGGGCACAGGCAAAACAGGCCTCCCAGGTTGGCCCTGGCAGAGATGAGGGAAGAGTGGATGCTGAGAACACGGGGCTCCCACAGGCTGAGGGCTCCTCCCTGAGGCCTGGGCGGCAGCATGGGAGTCCCTAGGAAGACCCATGGGACTGATAGAGGAGGTGCTCCTGGCTGGAGGGGACTGCCTCCATGCAAGCCAGGGTCCTGTGGATGGGCGGGGCCACATGACTGGGAGGGGCTGTGAGAGTGCAGGTGGCTGAGTATGGGAGAGGAACCATGTGAGTGGGTGTGGCTATGAGGGTAGGAGGGGTCTCATGGGTGGGATGAGCCTGAGAGTGGGTGTGGCTGTGGATGGGTGGGGCCACGTGGGTGCCCTAGGCTATGTATGGATCTGCCCTTCTTAGCAGAGGCTTCCAAAGCTCCCAGTTTACCTTcccaccctcttctctcctccagaGGTGAAAAGAGAGGGACCGTGGGGCACTGGGCTTCTCCATCCTGTCTGCCCTCCCTTATACTTATTTTTGTCCAGCTCCCAACATCTCTCCCTCTACAGGTGAGGTGAGtctgtctccccctccctccactgttctctgtctctctccccgaAGGGCCACACTCACGTCCTGCTGTGAGGCTTTCGGGGAGAAGACTTTGTCCAGCTCAAAGGAGACGGGCTTTCCTTTGTGCAGCAAGTGAATGATGGAGTCGTCGTCGGGATCAAAGGTCACAGCATTGGTCGCCTCAGGTCCTTCCCCATCCTCTTTGGTGACTGGCCGGACACGGGCAATCACACGGATGTTCCCTGGATTGGGTGGCGGAAGAGAGAAGGGTACAGACCAGGTCAAGACCAGATTGCCTCCACACTGGTGTCCGTTGGCATCTGGAGCAGGCTAGTGGCTCAAGAGCCCCCTGCCTTCTAAGTAAGGCCCCCAAGGGCAAGGTGGCCCACAAAGATTTGATCAGTCACTCACGCTATAGTATGAATTAACGTATCAATACATTTTCTTGCTGCGCAAACCGGTTGACAGTAGGAGCCTCACCATGGGGACATGGAGGAAAGGGCAGTGGTGGGGCTCAGACACTGCACCCAGTTTGGGTGGGATACCAAAATGGACAACTCTTTATACAcctggacttcagtttcctcacgtACACAACGAGGGGCTTGGATCCCAGCAAGCCAAGGGGCTTATTCTATCACTCTAGAAGGGCACAGTGAATGCCAGGACAGGGCTTGGGAATCAGATGGGCAGAAAGGACCAGGCAGGAGATGGGCACAGGCAACAGGGCAGACCCAGGGGTGTCTGACGCACAGATCTGATCATGCCACCCCCTTGCTTCAAGCCTTTGGGTGGGATCCCAGAGTTCCTGGAATGAAGAGAAAACTCCCCATCACATCTAGCACGGCCCCACCTTCCCTTCACCTGTCCACTCCACCTCACAATCCAGGTCTCAGCCCTGGTTTTATCTCCTACGGGAAGCCCCCTGGACACCCTCAACTGTCAGATACCCAGGGGCTCTCagagcccctccccagcctgggtaAAGGGGTAATGATGGGGTTTTCTGAGTGATTAATGATCACTGTCTGCTCGCCCCCTGCTGAAGTAACCACCATGAAGGCAGGGACAGGTTCTGTGGCGCCCAAAGCCACATCCTCATTGTCTGGAACGGCacttggcacagagcaggtgctcccTAGACCTTTGTGCCGTGAATGGGTGGTGTCTCGAGCTTGACCAGGCCCTAGATCAGAATAAGTGGCATTCTAGCCACCCACCACCCAATGCTTCAATACCCTACCCCTCCGCCACCTGGTAGCCTGCCATAGGTATTGGGCAAAGGTTTCAGAGTTGAACAGATCCAAGGTGGACCATTCACTAGCCATGCAGTTTTGAGCAAATTCCCTGTGAcgtctctgtgcctcggtttccttatctaCAAAGAGGGAATTACAATAGCTCCCCGATGACAGGGCACAGCTCCAGGGAGTGGTGCTGGGGGCCATGGGGAAGGACAGGATCACTTCCGAGGCAGGTCAGGGCTCCCTCCGCTAGGCACCCCCGAGCCCGCCCAGCGGTCACCTTTCAGCCGCACGAGCTCATTGTGGCACTTCTTGCGCAGCTGCAGCTCCCGGCGGTACTTGCGCAGCAGCTCCTGGTTGTTGCTGTTGACCTCGTCGATGGCCTGGCCGATctagtggggggcggggggcgcagCACCATCAGGGGCCCAGCTCCACCCGCTTTGCTTGCCCGGCTGCttgccctctccccttccccccaacagTCTGCTCACTGCCTCCTGCCCTGGGCTAAGTACCTGACATGCGCTGTCACACCTCACATCTTCCCAATAACCCCTCTGGGTAGGTACTGCGAacaggcccattttacagaggaagaaactgagcccTAGAGAGGCTAAGCCAATCTCAAGGTTGCCCTGCAGATGAGTAAAGAGCCGGGACTCAGCCCTCACTCCACAGCACCAGCACTTGACTACATGATTCAGCTGGAcccgaatcccagctctgccctgaggACCTGGGGGACCAGAAGCAACTGGCTCAACGTATTCAAGCCTcaatcttctcatctgtaaaatggggataacaacatCTAACTCGTGGATTTGTAGGAGCTGGTAGGTAAAGATCTCCAAGTTACATTtcataaggaaaagaaacaagatgCAAGCCACACATACACCTGCTCCCCTTTATTGGGTGAAAGGGAAGTGCGTGTCCATGTACATATATGTCAACAGTTTTCAGCATGCTCAGAACACCCTTTGGGGGAAATGCTGGGAGACAGGCCTCCTTTGGGGAGCAGGCTGGGTGGCAGAAAGAAGCCTTTCCTTTTCATCTGAATGCCCTTCTGGGAGGTGGGTACTTTCAACGTGTCCATGTATTAttgacataattttttaaaggagaactATTTTTGATTCCCAAAATACATGTCTCTCTACCCTGCAGAGCTGTCATACAGATTCAAGGAGCCGACGGCTATAAAAGGCTCAGCACGTAGGAGGCACTTAAGAGACATTGGCTATTCTCATACTGCACAAGTacagcttaaaaaattaaattaaacctaACAGATCTAAGGATACGTGTAGCATGTTTGAGATACAAAGATATGCATAGCACATATGAGATACAAAGATATACGTGACATGTTTGGTTTACACCCAAATACCTGCTCTTGACCAGACTGTTTTTCAAATGGTCTGGGGACAGCAGTGCGTGTGTGGGACAGGAGCTGCCATCTGGGGGCTTTGGGTTTGGGAAGGGCGCGCTAGGTGGCTGCTGCATCTGCCCAGGGGCTCCAAGGcctctcccagccccgccccgccatGGCCTACACTCACCTCGGCTTTGACACTCTTGAGGGCCTCCTGCAGCAGCAGCGGGAAGCCGCGCACCTGACGCTTGAGCCCATTGTAGTCGTTGGTCAGGGTCCGAAGTGCTGGCTGCAGCGTCAGCAGGTTGGTCCGGACACCTATGGAGACACAAGGGGTGAGAGGCAGACGGGGTGAAGGGCTGCGGCATGGGGCAGGCTAGAGCCCGGCTGCACGGCTCACCTGCCAGGTTCTCGTGCACAGCCTTCATCTCCACCTGGGCTCTGGCAAAGGCCTCCTCGATGGCCCGGTTCTTGTCCTCCTCCAGGGACTGCATCTCCTCCAGCATCTGCCCGTGTGCCCGCTCCAGCTCCGACTCGTACATGGTGATCTGCAGCCAGGGCCAGAAGCTTAGTGCCGTGCGCCATGCAGAGAAAGAAGCCCCGCCCCTCACGCcttgcacacgtgcacacacacacaggtggggTAGGGTGGCCGTCGCTCTCCCTGAAAGGGCTGGGAGCTCCGTGCAGCTACTTCCCGGCATCAGCCCAGCACCAACCTGGGTCCCGGCACACAACACAGGTCACAAGCCACAGGTCCCAGGAGAGCAGGGGAAAGCATCTGTTATGACACCGACTAGAGCACCCTTCCAAGAGCCTGTGTGCCGGGCCCTGAGCGAATCTTGTGAATAGGTCAAGCCCCACTGGGAGGTGCGTTCTGTGATCagatcattttacagatgaggaaacagaaacctGCCCTTGGTCACAcggccagtggggagaggagggaccgAAACCCAGGTCTGTCGAACCCCAAGTGCTCAGCCGCTGCACTGTGCCAAAGGCCGGTCTCTGGCGTCGGGGCCCGGTGTGCACATGCTGCCCCGATAGACGTGCACACCTGCGCCCGGAGCTGTGCGGTCAGCTGATGCGAGCTCTGCAGCTGCTGCTCCATCTCCTTCAGCACCTGCCTCTGCATGGCCACCTGCTCCTGCAGGTGCTGGTTCCGGGCCTGGGACTCACTGAGGGCCTGCTTGGTCTTGGACGACTCCACCTCCACCGTCTTCATGACATActgtgaggggagggaggggtgggtgcaTGGAGGTGCGTGGGTGCCTTGACCTTACCCTGGGACCCTGGGGGGCCCCTCAGGAACATGTCACCAACGGCCTGCAGAATAAACTAGAGGAGCCCCAAGGTCTGGGCTTTCCAGAAAGCTGCAAGGGCCTCCTGGAATCTTCTCATCTTAATGAGCCCACTAGGAGCCCGGCTGTGGCCCACGACTGGGCCCAGAACAGACAAGAAGGGCAAAGACGAGGGAAGAATCTAGTGATGCATCACGTCCGTGCCCGGCACACAGCGGGCACCTCAAGCATCAGTTGCTGGATGCCTACATGGCCTGGCCCTGGACAGCAAGAAGGGGAAGGGGCCAGGTGACAGCAGATCTGGAAGGATTCCTTCAACCCCCCGCACCTACTTATTCACCAAGACAAGCCCCTCCTACGTCCAGCCCATCCTGGGCTCCAGGGACCAGAGTCGAGGCGTGGCCCAGGTGCGCGCGGGGCACCGCAAGCGGTGCGGCCACCTGGCTCCAGGCTCACCTTGACGGGCGGCGACTGGGCCCGCAGGCTGGCGATGGTCTCGTGGCTGTCACGCAGGCGCCGGCTGAGCCGCTCCTCCTCCTGCGCCTTCTCGGCCAGGCAGTCCTTGAGCCGCAGCTCCACCTCGGCCAGCCGGTCGGTCTTCTGCTGCACCTCCAGGTTCAGCTCTGACAGCAAGCCTTTGTTCTCCGCCACCTCCAGCTGTAGCTGGGACAGCTTGTCGCGGAGCTGGGCACTCTCCTGCAGACAGACGGCCGCGGGAGCCGGGACAGGCGTGAGACCAGTGGGCAGGATTCAGCGTGAGGAAGTGGGGTGACCGTTGGGAATTGAGCGCCCCGGGACCGCCCTGGCCCTGGGCCCACCTGGCTGTGCTCGCAGCCTGTGCAGGGCACCGCAGGCTTGGCCCGCATATCCTGCAGCTCGGCCTCGCAGCGCCGCATCTCCTGCCTCAGTCGCTCATTCTCCACTATCAGCAGGTCCCGGTGCTTCTCCAAGTCGGTGCCTCCCTGCAGAGAGCCAGAGCCAGGGGTTGGGGGCGCATGTGGCGAGGGCAGATCAGGGGGAAGGACGGAGCGGGGAGGCAGACAGtgcaggggcaggggagaggggagaggtggggagacagagagaaggagaaaagagaaagaaaggtcagtgatggatggagagaagagaggaggggctCCAGAGACGATAAAGAcaaaggcagaggagaggaagagatgcAGGAGGGTGGTGAGACAGGAACTGCTCCCGgctgcaccccacccccttcaTTCCATTTTCCTGAGTGTGAAAGTTACAAGGAAAGTCATATTTATACACAGAGTTCACACTCCTACTTTACATCAGCAAATAAGAATTAACCTCCCTCCTGTTACGGGTCACACCACCTCGTGGGCACAGTGAGTGGTGATAAGTACATGGGGAGCATCacccccccccagccccgccccattAGGATGGCGTGGTCGGGCTCACCAGCTCCGATCGAAGGCGGCTCACTTCCTGGGCCTGGCTTATGAGCTTCTGCTTCAGGTGTTCCACCTGCCAGCACAAAGCCGGGGCACGCTGAGCCTGGATTCTCTCCTCCAGCCCACACCCAGGCCTCTCGCCCAAACCCAGAGCCCCAGTCCTCCCCGTGTTCAAGCATCAGGCCACCCCTGGGACTCTAGGTGCAGAGCACCTGGCCTGGTCCTGACAGCTCTCAGCACCCTCTCCCGTCACAGGACCAGCCAGTCTGGGCTCACAGG
Coding sequences within it:
- the KIFC3 gene encoding kinesin-like protein KIFC3 isoform X2, encoding MSLLIKEDPWQVPGTQQAARRPEEAAEPRRAMVPSRRTWNLGATPSLRGLWRVGRAGEPEPGMARPAPASPAARPFPHTGPGRLRTGRGRDSPAGGDEDSSTRSAARPALAQCRALSVDWASPGSPHRLYLTLQALRDKGCESKSQGAKEEKLPKRQAPAPRRGREAQEAGGTMNVEKTGGRLFGSGRCSSLSGPPGAAPVVHRMVEAMSQLQEEKAQLQEELVALRERLAVCDSDQQATSTQLQNQVEHLKQKLISQAQEVSRLRSELGGTDLEKHRDLLIVENERLRQEMRRCEAELQDMRAKPAVPCTGCEHSQESAQLRDKLSQLQLEVAENKGLLSELNLEVQQKTDRLAEVELRLKDCLAEKAQEEERLSRRLRDSHETIASLRAQSPPVKYVMKTVEVESSKTKQALSESQARNQHLQEQVAMQRQVLKEMEQQLQSSHQLTAQLRAQITMYESELERAHGQMLEEMQSLEEDKNRAIEEAFARAQVEMKAVHENLAGVRTNLLTLQPALRTLTNDYNGLKRQVRGFPLLLQEALKSVKAEIGQAIDEVNSNNQELLRKYRRELQLRKKCHNELVRLKGNIRVIARVRPVTKEDGEGPEATNAVTFDPDDDSIIHLLHKGKPVSFELDKVFSPKASQQDVFQEVQALITSCIDGFNVCIFAYGQTGAGKTYTMEGTLENPGINQRALQLLFSEVQEKASDWEYTITVSAAEIYNEVLRDLLGQEPQEKLEIRLCPDGSGQLYVPGLTEFQVQSVEDINKVFEFGHTNRTTEFTNLNEHSSRSHALLIVTVHGVDGSTGLRTTGKLNLVDLAGSERVGKSGAEGSRLREAQHINKSLSALGDVIAALRSRQGHVPFRNSKLTYLLQDSLSGDSKTLMVVQVSPVEKNTSETLYSLKFAERVRSVELGPGSRRAELVSWSSQEHLEWEPACQTPQPSARAHSAPGSGTTSRPGSIRRKLQPSA
- the KIFC3 gene encoding kinesin-like protein KIFC3 isoform X3, with the translated sequence MVPSRRTWNLGATPSLRGLWRVGRAGEPEPGMARPAPASPAARPFPHTGPGRLRTGRGRDSPAGGDEDSSTRSAARPALAQCRALSVDWASPGSPHRLYLTLQQALRDKGCESKSQGAKEEKLPKRQAPAPRRGREAQEAGGTMNVEKTGGRLFGSGRCSSLSGPPGAAPVVHRMVEAMSQLQEEKAQLQEELVALRERLAVCDSDQQATSTQLQNQVEHLKQKLISQAQEVSRLRSELGGTDLEKHRDLLIVENERLRQEMRRCEAELQDMRAKPAVPCTGCEHSQESAQLRDKLSQLQLEVAENKGLLSELNLEVQQKTDRLAEVELRLKDCLAEKAQEEERLSRRLRDSHETIASLRAQSPPVKYVMKTVEVESSKTKQALSESQARNQHLQEQVAMQRQVLKEMEQQLQSSHQLTAQLRAQITMYESELERAHGQMLEEMQSLEEDKNRAIEEAFARAQVEMKAVHENLAGVRTNLLTLQPALRTLTNDYNGLKRQVRGFPLLLQEALKSVKAEIGQAIDEVNSNNQELLRKYRRELQLRKKCHNELVRLKGNIRVIARVRPVTKEDGEGPEATNAVTFDPDDDSIIHLLHKGKPVSFELDKVFSPKASQQDVFQEVQALITSCIDGFNVCIFAYGQTGAGKTYTMEGTLENPGINQRALQLLFSEVQEKASDWEYTITVSAAEIYNEVLRDLLGQEPQEKLEIRLCPDGSGQLYVPGLTEFQVQSVEDINKVFEFGHTNRTTEFTNLNEHSSRSHALLIVTVHGVDGSTGLRTTGKLNLVDLAGSERVGKSGAEGSRLREAQHINKSLSALGDVIAALRSRQGHVPFRNSKLTYLLQDSLSGDSKTLMVVQVSPVEKNTSETLYSLKFAERVRSVELGPGSRRAELVSWSSQEHLEWEPACQTPQPSARAHSAPGSGTTSRPGSIRRKLQPSA